From Candidatus Babeliales bacterium:
TCGTTATTTACTGGAAGCGCTTGTGTTATAGAAAGTGGTCCACCGAAACCACGTTGTGCAGGATTAGCAATAGTTCCTGTTGGACTATAATTTTCCATTGCTTTCATTAAGGGAAGTAAGCTTGCATATGACCACTGAGGATCATTGGTTAATAAGGACCATTGGTTGTATACAAGTGGAGTTCCTCGCACAGCAAATAATCCATTGTGTGCGCTAGATCCACCCCACATTCTTCCATCTGTATAGATAAAAATATCTAGGTTTTTTCCAAAAGGGGCTAAGTGCAAAGGAACTGAGTAATTAATTGCATAGAGTGGATCGTAAGCTAAGGGTTCAAGAAATTCAAAAACATTTGGACTTAAAACTACAGGATCAGCTGTTCGATTTTCGCCCCACTCTAATACAAGAACAGAAGATTTATTGCCATCTGAAAGTTTACGAGCTAATATAGCGCCTGCTGTGCCATCTCCAACAATAATATAATCATATTCTTTTTTATGTTTTCGATAGTGAGAATGTGTTTTGGTTTCATCAGTTTGATAGTGAGGACGTATAGGGTCTTGCTCAGCAATGATTTGTGATAATGAAACAATTGAACATATGAGTATATGATGTATTATTTTTAACTTCATACAATCTTCCTTTTTATAAAAACTATAAGCTACTTTTATGAAACATAAAAAACTTATTTATGAAAAGCAATCGTAATTAATATGAAAAGAAAAAGAGTTGTGTTATAGGCATATTAATAGAGAGTTAGATGTGCAGATAAAAAGGCAAGATTTCTAGTTTAAATTAGAAATCTTGCCTTTTATTGTTTTTAAATATTAATTTTATTATTTATGCAAACTTTTGAATGCGTTGAATTATACGGCCAATAATTCTGAAATGATCTTTACCGCGAATCAATGCTATAGGAGGTTGCTTATGATTAACTGATTCAAGAACAATAAAATCTTCAGTGTATGTTACTTGCATCACTGCTTTTACTGGAGTATCATTACCAAATTCAACAGCAGCAATATCACCTGAACGAGTCCAAACTTCTGGAGAAACAATTAGATAATCTCCTTTTACAAATGTTGGTGACATTGTATTATTTTCAACACAAAGAGCAAACATTGCATTATCTGCTGAGTTAAATACAGGGACAAAAATGTCCTTATATCCGGTGGTGACTTGCATAAGTTGATTGTTGTAAGGGGATGGATTTGATGGTATTTCTCCAACCACTGGAACAACTTTAACTTGTAATTCAAGATCAGATTGTTCAGGCATGCTGACATTTTTATCAATGTCGTCTGTTCTTTGACGATGTTCTGCAAATAAGTCAATTGGGCTAATTTCAAAAGCTTGAGATAATTTTCTCAGGGAATCTTCATTCCAACGACGCGTGCCATTTTTGATATGGGTTAAATAACTTTCAGACATACCCGTTTTTTCTGCCAAAATCTTTGTTGTCCAGCCTTTTTCTCTTAAAAGTTCTTTAACACGTAATTGTGTTGATATTGAAATCATCGTTTATATCTCCTTCGAATGTGGTTACACCTAAAATAGTATTATTGAAGCTACTGTATTATTTCTAATTGTACTCCTACTAATGTCTTTGTCAAATGGAAACAAAAGTTTATAGTAAAAATCAGACAAACAGGCAATATAAAAACAAACTATTTTATAATCTCTTTTATTGTTGCTAAAGTTGCCAAAGATGCCATGATAGGGAAATATCCTCATAATTGCTGATCATAAATTGACAAATAATAAAAAATATGACATGGCAGCGCATACATTAACCATACAAAACTATCATTATTTAATTTCTCATCGAGTAAGTTTTTCTACCTGGTCTGTTTTAAAGAGGGTAAAAATAAATAATTTTTATGTAGAGGTAGTTATGAATCAGGAAAAATGCTTTGCAGAAGTGATTGAAAGCTCTCTAACAAGTTGGCTTGGGCAAAGTTGGACCTGGGATACATTTCCTGAATTTGGTTCATTTGTTGCTATCGAAGGGAAAAAACGAACTGTTTTTGGTATTGTGCATCATGTGCAAACAGGTTCAATGGACCCAGTTCGGTATCCATTTCCTTATAAAAAGACTGAAGAAGAGTTATTGCAAGAACAGCCTCAAATTTTTGAATTTTTAAAAACAACATTTGCATGTATTGCAATTGGTTATCAAGAAAAGAAATTAATATCATACCTTATTGCTCCAGAGCCACCTAAAATTCATTCATTTATTCTTTGTCCTAGTAATGAGATAAGCAAAATTTTTTTTTCCAGTACCAATTATCTTCATCTTCTTTTTAC
This genomic window contains:
- a CDS encoding XRE family transcriptional regulator, translated to MISISTQLRVKELLREKGWTTKILAEKTGMSESYLTHIKNGTRRWNEDSLRKLSQAFEISPIDLFAEHRQRTDDIDKNVSMPEQSDLELQVKVVPVVGEIPSNPSPYNNQLMQVTTGYKDIFVPVFNSADNAMFALCVENNTMSPTFVKGDYLIVSPEVWTRSGDIAAVEFGNDTPVKAVMQVTYTEDFIVLESVNHKQPPIALIRGKDHFRIIGRIIQRIQKFA